One window of the Chitinophaga niabensis genome contains the following:
- a CDS encoding RagB/SusD family nutrient uptake outer membrane protein — protein sequence MKILNKQWPILFLVFASSCLADLDVKPTEIIDQTLAFQSIDDVNAGVLGVYAGLSTHTISTNTLIADEAMWPLENNTGRGTLMYSWRQDPVNPEAIAPWQSFYQVLDRANRILDVIDEVYATPQEETLRNQYKGELLTLRAYCHFELLRLYAVDYEPASPGVPLMKTAEIGKPARETVGKVFEQINADLELAKGLIPAGFTNRSRITKQAVSAIQARAALWQKNWDAAITYASEVINAMPLATIAQFPDIWLDKNNVEVVWELKREAQDAKFGDFYRDGSDKILFAPSAELRGVMDASNDVRFNTYMRELSPARWAVTKYVGGQPALANLVDIKLFRVAEMYLIRAEAYAAKGVTGLNAGTADLNALRTQRINGYTPQTFADPASLMDAILLERFKELAFEGHRYLDLRRKNMDITRLTADVIQAPTSTRLTAADKAYYLPVPLREIQANENISQHPKYN from the coding sequence ATGAAAATATTAAATAAACAGTGGCCGATCCTCTTCCTTGTATTTGCATCCTCCTGCCTTGCAGACCTGGATGTTAAACCTACGGAGATAATAGATCAAACACTGGCCTTCCAATCCATAGATGATGTGAATGCCGGTGTATTGGGTGTGTACGCAGGTTTATCTACGCACACCATCAGCACCAATACATTGATTGCTGATGAAGCCATGTGGCCCTTGGAGAATAATACAGGCCGAGGTACATTGATGTACAGCTGGCGGCAGGATCCCGTAAATCCCGAAGCCATTGCTCCCTGGCAAAGTTTTTACCAGGTGCTGGACCGTGCCAACCGCATCCTGGATGTAATTGATGAAGTGTATGCCACACCACAGGAAGAAACCCTGCGCAATCAATACAAAGGAGAACTGCTCACGCTGCGTGCATATTGCCATTTTGAATTATTGCGGTTATATGCAGTGGACTATGAACCTGCTTCTCCCGGTGTGCCTTTAATGAAAACAGCGGAGATAGGAAAACCTGCAAGGGAAACCGTAGGTAAAGTATTTGAACAGATCAATGCAGATCTGGAACTGGCAAAAGGATTGATCCCCGCTGGATTTACCAACCGCAGCCGTATTACAAAACAGGCTGTATCTGCCATCCAGGCAAGGGCCGCTTTATGGCAAAAGAATTGGGATGCAGCCATTACCTATGCAAGCGAAGTGATCAATGCCATGCCACTGGCCACCATAGCACAATTCCCGGACATCTGGCTGGATAAAAACAATGTGGAAGTAGTATGGGAATTAAAACGCGAAGCACAGGATGCCAAGTTCGGCGATTTCTACCGGGATGGTTCAGATAAGATATTGTTCGCACCTTCTGCTGAATTAAGAGGGGTAATGGATGCATCAAACGATGTGCGTTTCAATACTTACATGAGAGAGCTTTCTCCGGCAAGATGGGCTGTGACAAAGTATGTTGGCGGGCAACCTGCACTGGCTAACCTCGTGGATATTAAACTTTTCCGCGTAGCTGAAATGTACCTGATCCGCGCAGAAGCCTATGCCGCAAAAGGAGTAACAGGATTAAATGCCGGTACTGCAGACCTCAATGCATTACGCACACAACGCATCAATGGCTACACGCCGCAAACTTTTGCAGACCCGGCCAGCCTGATGGATGCCATACTGTTGGAAAGATTTAAAGAACTCGCTTTTGAAGGACATCGTTATTTAGACCTCCGCAGAAAAAATATGGATATTACCCGTTTAACCGCAGATGTTATACAGGCACCCACTTCTACAAGACTAACGGCTGCGGATAAAGCATATTACCTGCCTGTTCCTTTGAGAGAAATTCAGGCAAACGAAAACATCTCCCAGCACCCTAAATACAACTAA
- a CDS encoding SusC/RagA family TonB-linked outer membrane protein — MKRVILFIFFSVMLCGQLLAQSRIITGRVTDSKDGAPLPGVTVSIRGTSKGTITNANGDYRIEISKPTDVLVYSFIGYGSVEFQAPAGSSRDVQLNTDDKTLQEVIVTGYVDIKRKDATVAATTIGGDKINDKPVQSFDQALDGLAAGVNVNVTSGIVGDAVTIRIRGVNSISNATAPLIVLDGIPLISGTNLNVFNSGNGTRFNPLADINPNDIESINVLKDAAAAALYGSRAANGVIVITTKRGKKGTVAVTYNGDFNWAKAARLPKVLNGEDFTAIQNEKAANLNLPPIAVDIDVNNDGKPDRTDWLKEVFKTGFAQNHGVSVSGGNEKAQYYGAFDYADLNGIVITNRLRRGSVRINLDVTPKTWLKVGVSLYSSKGVNNGVLSDGLLAGATFAGYNAPPNVPIYNNTGLYGGYYLSAANRDLADGNNVNVATNRLNRFFHPLTTVYMGRNDNISNRTMGNIYGELSPIKGLKITSRFGVDFIQNFEDQYSGPDQAGNGFGLNGLVQENLLRINQWNWSNFATYTHTFNQAHTVALTAGMEYQYSKRTELYTGQGNLADGYFTSIYDGLYAGTTNTFSGGVARADAFDSYFGRLTYNYLNKYYIEGVFRADAYSGFGINNRRGYFPGVSAGWRVSEESFFRDNIKAINDFKIRASYGLVGSSEVGAYAWRTLYGGGQYADVNGLSVSQIGDPNLKWETSKKLDIGFDMSLLNNRLGITFDYFNNDVDNLILAAPVLRTVGVPGSSVTTNIGAMYNRGFELTVTANPIAKKDFNWTTSTNFTILKNRVTKLADENDIVSGSSRASVGKPLGVFYMIRWAGVNPTTGYGQFLAKDGTVKMYNPSPGLATADRWTTPDGSAKVTAITGADAVYLDDKTGYPTWYGGWSNTFSYKGIELGITLQYSGGNYVINATRQGMMTNFFQNNIEEIKGRWTPTNTNTITPKLFLRDNITTQTSTRWLESADYLRVQEIMLAYLFPGVKQKLNMTALRVFASVNNAAIITGYSGADPEINTNRQANVAFGVDSRGVPLPRTFTLGLRAGF, encoded by the coding sequence ATGAAAAGAGTGATACTCTTCATTTTCTTTTCGGTTATGCTTTGTGGGCAACTCCTCGCCCAATCCCGTATTATTACAGGGAGAGTAACCGATTCTAAAGATGGTGCCCCGCTACCGGGTGTTACCGTTTCCATCAGAGGCACATCCAAAGGAACTATTACCAATGCAAATGGTGATTACAGGATAGAAATATCCAAACCCACCGATGTATTGGTATACTCGTTTATTGGTTATGGCAGCGTAGAATTTCAAGCGCCTGCAGGCAGCAGCAGGGACGTTCAGTTGAATACGGACGATAAAACGCTGCAGGAAGTGATTGTAACAGGTTATGTGGACATCAAACGGAAAGATGCTACAGTTGCCGCCACTACTATAGGCGGAGACAAGATCAACGACAAACCGGTACAAAGTTTTGACCAGGCATTGGATGGCCTGGCTGCCGGTGTGAACGTGAATGTTACCTCCGGCATTGTTGGTGATGCTGTTACTATCCGCATCCGCGGTGTAAACTCCATCAGCAACGCAACTGCTCCATTGATCGTACTGGACGGTATTCCATTGATCAGCGGCACCAACCTGAACGTGTTCAATAGTGGTAACGGTACCCGCTTTAATCCCCTTGCAGATATCAACCCTAACGATATCGAATCCATTAACGTATTGAAAGATGCTGCAGCCGCTGCACTGTATGGTTCACGTGCAGCCAATGGCGTGATAGTGATCACCACCAAGAGAGGTAAAAAAGGCACTGTTGCCGTTACCTATAATGGTGATTTCAACTGGGCAAAAGCAGCACGGCTGCCTAAAGTATTGAATGGAGAAGATTTCACCGCCATTCAGAATGAAAAGGCCGCTAACTTAAATCTTCCACCCATTGCCGTTGATATTGATGTAAACAATGACGGCAAACCGGATCGTACAGACTGGTTAAAAGAAGTTTTTAAAACAGGCTTCGCACAAAATCATGGTGTATCCGTTTCCGGGGGTAATGAAAAAGCGCAGTATTATGGCGCCTTTGATTATGCTGACCTGAATGGTATAGTGATCACTAACAGGCTGCGCCGTGGTTCTGTACGCATCAACCTGGATGTTACACCCAAAACCTGGCTGAAAGTAGGGGTAAGCCTCTATTCTTCCAAAGGTGTGAACAATGGTGTGCTGTCTGACGGTTTACTGGCCGGCGCCACCTTTGCCGGTTACAATGCTCCGCCCAATGTGCCGATCTATAATAACACTGGTCTTTACGGCGGATATTATCTCTCTGCCGCTAACCGCGATCTGGCAGACGGTAATAACGTGAACGTAGCTACGAACCGTTTGAACCGTTTCTTCCATCCGCTCACCACTGTGTACATGGGCCGGAATGATAATATCTCTAACCGTACCATGGGTAACATCTACGGCGAGCTTTCTCCTATTAAAGGTTTGAAGATCACCTCCCGTTTTGGTGTGGATTTCATTCAGAACTTTGAAGACCAGTACAGCGGACCTGATCAGGCCGGTAACGGTTTTGGTCTTAACGGGCTGGTACAGGAAAACCTGCTGCGCATCAACCAGTGGAACTGGTCCAACTTCGCTACCTATACCCATACATTCAATCAGGCACATACAGTTGCTTTAACAGCGGGGATGGAATACCAATATAGTAAACGTACTGAATTATATACCGGGCAGGGTAACCTGGCAGACGGTTATTTTACCAGTATTTATGATGGCCTCTACGCAGGTACCACCAATACTTTCTCGGGTGGTGTGGCAAGAGCAGATGCTTTTGACTCTTACTTCGGAAGACTCACCTATAATTACCTGAACAAGTATTATATAGAAGGTGTATTCAGGGCAGATGCCTATTCCGGCTTCGGCATCAATAACAGGCGTGGTTATTTCCCTGGTGTATCTGCAGGATGGCGTGTTTCCGAAGAATCTTTCTTCAGGGATAATATCAAAGCCATCAACGATTTCAAGATCCGTGCAAGTTATGGTCTCGTAGGTAGCTCTGAAGTGGGCGCATATGCATGGAGAACTTTGTATGGCGGAGGTCAGTATGCTGATGTGAATGGTTTATCTGTATCACAGATCGGAGACCCCAATCTTAAATGGGAAACATCTAAAAAACTGGATATCGGTTTTGACATGTCACTGCTGAATAACAGATTAGGCATCACGTTCGATTATTTTAATAATGATGTGGACAATCTGATCCTTGCTGCCCCGGTATTACGTACCGTTGGTGTTCCGGGTTCTTCTGTAACTACCAATATCGGCGCAATGTATAACAGGGGATTTGAATTGACGGTTACGGCAAACCCCATAGCCAAAAAAGATTTCAACTGGACCACTTCCACCAACTTTACTATCCTCAAGAACAGGGTTACCAAACTCGCAGATGAAAATGATATCGTGAGCGGGTCCAGCAGGGCAAGTGTAGGTAAACCTTTAGGCGTGTTCTATATGATTCGCTGGGCAGGTGTAAACCCAACCACAGGTTACGGGCAATTCCTGGCGAAAGACGGTACGGTAAAAATGTACAACCCAAGTCCCGGCCTTGCTACAGCAGACCGTTGGACAACTCCTGACGGATCAGCCAAAGTAACTGCTATCACAGGAGCAGATGCCGTTTACCTGGATGACAAAACAGGTTATCCAACCTGGTATGGCGGATGGTCCAATACCTTCTCTTACAAAGGCATTGAATTAGGGATTACCTTACAATACAGCGGAGGCAACTACGTGATCAATGCTACCAGGCAGGGTATGATGACCAACTTCTTCCAGAATAATATTGAAGAGATCAAAGGCCGTTGGACACCTACCAACACC